The following coding sequences lie in one Streptococcus suis genomic window:
- a CDS encoding Nisin biosynthesis protein NisB, with translation MVNDKYFKTDSYLIRSSILETQTKNFVNNIDFLEHLKNDQMFLEQLFFANSSLYYQLLKYYQGNISNTKKVDKIAISVYRYYKRSHGRPTPLGLFSETSIGTFQENNHMKLNENVNKIITLDAEWLMLLVYKFESEYYNSLSFTINNACYKKGDRIYQLYSLIEDQEKISIRETSVYKIISKNCSRGYCNYRKLIEELVSVYGIESSNLAEDYILTLIKNHYLLSDIQKDILCGSPREKLLDFISRNYIDIHIKTSLRNIFEMIDLYSKLPIGEGVALLEKIYETMSSIVRSKSYLKIDLISNYSEFSFSTQIQEKFERFANFIALSTESTNKTHLDYYSEAFLEKYGLEREVKLVELLDPCIGLGAPFGYNHPSNDFIMEEPPFEFYSEAEEQMYLDLYTKAVSERRPIELSSIVNHYEKINSEKLSNIDGFDLFFNMVKKDGKTIFSLSNIIGSNTLGGGSGRFAGLSGTLQNFHEKLLQHEDRIGDLDNISTCEILFLPENLRHRNIMNTVSNRNFCLPISTDVSGKKILLEDIYIGLSSDLKFYARDIRSGEFIRFYSTNMYNLTLFCNELRFLVEISIKNNIGKIPWEIIYKNFSYVPRLTFEDIIIAPAKWRVRVNDTMNSVNQIVKKYGLPQTFYIEEGDSRILINLTKQLDYNSFENLLSSSFQNKTQLILTEVIGDDSPVVRNGKSTSSDLVIPFRNTNYLSNCSHGYKKIVETQDFELMDRERRQLPFQEWTYFKIYISEDRQDEFLIGYLTRLKNHILENEGKVFYLRYRDPKPHIRLRISGLSENIELYYSVLSIINEAIKNCIVSTFSIDIYERELERYGGSLLMREIEDIFCVDSQICIEMINSSKLDSELSILDYAVLVNYIYLKTLFIRDDSIIEFLEDVSPSNRSKNLNKTKHHYINMIKNYILKNNLQSNFPIITELSILLHSIQFKINKFEKFRKTSIVDSIIHVHNNRLIGIDREQEKEIYNILRLVFQNEKFTKDK, from the coding sequence AGAAACTCAGACTAAAAATTTTGTGAATAATATTGACTTTTTAGAACATTTGAAGAATGATCAAATGTTTTTAGAGCAATTATTTTTTGCCAATTCGTCTCTCTACTATCAACTACTAAAATACTATCAAGGTAACATTTCTAATACTAAAAAAGTAGATAAAATTGCAATTTCAGTATATCGATATTATAAACGTTCTCATGGAAGGCCAACTCCATTGGGATTATTCAGCGAAACCTCTATAGGGACATTTCAAGAGAATAATCATATGAAACTTAATGAAAATGTAAATAAAATTATTACATTGGATGCTGAATGGTTAATGTTATTAGTCTATAAATTTGAATCTGAGTACTACAACTCACTAAGTTTTACTATTAATAATGCTTGTTATAAAAAAGGTGATAGGATTTATCAACTTTACTCACTCATTGAAGATCAAGAAAAAATTAGTATTAGGGAAACTTCAGTATATAAAATAATTTCAAAAAATTGTAGTCGGGGTTACTGTAATTATCGAAAACTTATTGAAGAGTTAGTTAGTGTATATGGAATAGAAAGTTCTAATCTTGCCGAGGACTATATTTTAACTTTAATAAAAAATCATTACCTTTTATCGGATATTCAAAAAGATATACTATGCGGTTCACCAAGAGAAAAATTGTTAGATTTTATTTCACGTAATTATATAGACATTCATATAAAAACTTCATTGCGTAATATTTTTGAAATGATTGATTTATACTCGAAACTTCCAATTGGAGAAGGGGTTGCACTCTTAGAAAAAATTTATGAAACAATGTCATCAATCGTAAGAAGTAAATCGTACCTTAAAATTGATCTGATATCTAACTATTCTGAGTTTTCATTCTCAACTCAAATACAAGAGAAGTTCGAAAGATTTGCAAACTTCATAGCTCTTTCAACAGAATCTACTAATAAAACACATCTTGATTACTATTCAGAAGCTTTTTTAGAAAAATATGGACTTGAAAGAGAAGTCAAATTAGTTGAACTATTGGATCCCTGTATTGGTTTAGGAGCTCCATTTGGTTATAATCATCCTAGTAATGATTTCATAATGGAGGAACCACCTTTTGAATTTTACTCCGAAGCGGAAGAACAAATGTATCTGGATCTATATACTAAAGCAGTTAGTGAGCGAAGACCTATTGAACTTTCATCAATAGTAAATCATTATGAAAAAATTAATTCAGAAAAGTTATCTAATATAGACGGTTTTGATCTTTTTTTTAATATGGTAAAAAAGGATGGTAAAACAATCTTTAGTCTTAGTAATATTATTGGTTCAAATACATTAGGTGGCGGTTCCGGTCGTTTTGCTGGCTTGAGTGGCACTCTACAGAATTTTCATGAGAAACTATTACAACATGAAGATAGAATTGGGGACTTAGATAATATTAGTACTTGCGAAATTTTATTTTTACCAGAGAACTTGAGGCATAGAAATATTATGAATACTGTTTCAAATAGAAATTTCTGCCTTCCTATATCTACAGATGTTTCTGGTAAGAAAATTTTATTAGAAGATATTTATATAGGACTTAGCTCAGATTTGAAATTTTACGCTAGGGATATAAGAAGTGGAGAGTTTATCAGATTTTATTCTACCAATATGTACAATTTGACGTTATTTTGTAATGAGCTAAGATTTTTAGTTGAAATTTCAATAAAAAATAATATTGGAAAAATACCTTGGGAAATAATTTATAAAAATTTTAGTTATGTACCTAGATTGACTTTTGAAGATATTATCATAGCTCCTGCAAAGTGGCGTGTTCGTGTTAATGATACTATGAACTCAGTTAATCAAATTGTAAAAAAATATGGTCTACCTCAAACTTTCTATATCGAAGAAGGAGATAGTAGAATCCTTATCAACTTAACTAAACAATTGGATTACAATAGTTTTGAAAATCTGTTATCTAGCAGCTTCCAAAATAAAACTCAGTTAATTTTAACTGAGGTCATAGGAGATGATAGTCCGGTAGTGAGAAACGGGAAATCAACATCGTCTGATTTAGTGATTCCTTTTAGAAATACAAATTATTTGAGTAATTGTTCGCACGGTTATAAAAAAATTGTGGAAACTCAGGATTTTGAATTGATGGATCGAGAACGTAGGCAATTACCATTTCAAGAGTGGACGTACTTTAAAATTTATATATCAGAAGATAGGCAGGATGAGTTTCTAATAGGTTATTTAACGAGACTTAAGAATCATATTTTAGAAAATGAAGGTAAGGTCTTTTACTTAAGGTATAGGGATCCCAAACCTCATATCAGGCTTAGAATATCAGGATTATCAGAGAATATAGAATTGTATTATAGTGTACTATCAATTATAAATGAAGCAATAAAAAACTGTATTGTTTCTACATTTTCAATTGATATCTATGAGAGAGAGCTTGAAAGATATGGTGGTAGTTTACTTATGAGAGAAATTGAAGATATCTTCTGTGTAGATTCTCAAATTTGTATTGAAATGATTAATTCCTCTAAACTTGACTCCGAGCTATCTATTTTAGATTATGCGGTTTTGGTTAATTACATATATTTAAAAACTCTCTTTATAAGAGATGACTCAATTATTGAATTCCTAGAGGATGTTTCCCCATCAAATAGATCAAAGAATTTGAATAAAACAAAGCATCACTATATAAATATGATAAAAAATTATATTTTGAAGAATAATCTCCAATCAAATTTTCCTATAATAACTGAACTAAGTATATTGCTTCACTCTATCCAGTTCAAAATAAATAAGTTCGAAAAATTCCGAAAAACATCTATTGTGGATAGTATAATCCATGTTCATAATAATAGATTAATAGGTATTGATCGAGAACAAGAAAAAGAGATATATAATATTTTAAGATTGGTCTTTCAAAATGAAAAATTTACAAAGGATAAGTAA
- a CDS encoding amino acid ABC transporter ATP-binding protein: MKKYIMTGLVLLATMTLSACSGNATQEDTSLKDVQEKGKLIVALNPEFPPFEFRTLVDGKDTIVGADIELAKSIGQELGVEVEFSAMSFDNVLNNVQSGQSDIAISGISATEERAKVYDFSIPYYTSTNKVIINKEDLAQYTSLDSLAEANIGAQKGSIQEQIVKEQLPSSTVIALASNGELINQLKSQKLEAVIFEEPIAKAYVAKNDDLVILDTEIKSSYSDAYAIALPKGSTALKEKVDSVITKLVESGQMDQFVQEAYELSIANN, encoded by the coding sequence ATGAAAAAATATATTATGACGGGATTGGTTTTGTTGGCAACGATGACCCTAAGTGCTTGTAGTGGAAATGCTACTCAAGAAGATACTTCCTTGAAGGATGTTCAGGAAAAGGGAAAACTAATTGTTGCATTGAATCCAGAATTTCCACCATTTGAGTTTAGAACACTGGTTGATGGCAAAGATACAATCGTTGGAGCTGACATTGAGCTTGCAAAATCCATTGGTCAAGAATTGGGTGTAGAAGTCGAATTTTCAGCGATGAGTTTTGATAATGTTTTGAACAATGTCCAGTCAGGGCAATCGGATATTGCCATTTCAGGAATTTCAGCCACTGAAGAGCGTGCAAAAGTGTATGATTTTTCCATTCCTTACTACACCTCAACCAATAAAGTTATTATAAATAAAGAGGATCTTGCACAATATACATCGCTTGATTCTCTAGCAGAGGCAAATATAGGAGCACAAAAAGGTTCTATTCAAGAACAAATTGTTAAAGAACAGCTTCCGTCTTCCACGGTTATTGCTCTAGCTTCGAACGGCGAGCTGATTAATCAATTAAAATCACAGAAGCTAGAAGCAGTTATTTTTGAAGAGCCGATTGCGAAAGCCTATGTTGCCAAAAATGATGACTTGGTTATTTTAGATACTGAGATAAAAAGTAGCTATTCAGATGCCTATGCTATTGCCTTGCCAAAAGGAAGTACAGCTTTAAAGGAAAAAGTTGACTCTGTCATTACAAAACTAGTGGAATCTGGACAGATGGATCAATTTGTTCAAGAAGCCTATGAATTATCCATTGCTAACAATTAA
- a CDS encoding XRE family transcriptional regulator, whose translation MYRRVKDLREDKDYSQDYLAKYLSCSQSAYSRLENGKRQLSIEYLIKLSTLYHVSTDYLLGLTDYPYRLHHKK comes from the coding sequence ATGTATAGGCGTGTTAAGGATTTAAGAGAGGATAAAGATTACTCTCAAGACTATCTTGCAAAGTATTTATCCTGTAGTCAATCAGCTTATTCAAGGCTTGAAAATGGTAAAAGACAATTATCAATCGAATACTTAATTAAACTATCAACTTTATATCATGTTAGTACCGATTATTTGCTTGGTTTAACAGATTATCCTTATCGCCTTCATCATAAAAAATAG
- a CDS encoding recombinase, with the protein MTQTCIYLRLSRDDGDNIESNSIVNQRSLLRDYAQKHDLIILEEFVDDGISGLTFNRPDFNRMMTMVNEKRIDTIIVKDLSRFGRDYIETGKYIQRIFPSIGVRFISVNDHYDSLTADTNETHLVLPIKSLINDSYCRDISMKVRSTQKAKRQNGEFIGAFAPYGYRKDDNVRNHLVVDESARSIIEKIFTLKLEGYSSNRIATYLNKAGIATPLQYKKSCHENFKGFYGNSNQWNAKMVNRILVNRVYTGTLEQGKHTKLNYKSKQSLKVSPDDWVRVENTHEGIVSESTFEIANSLLLRDVKNGKGQPSLFTGLLFCKDCQSQMIQRKVRYKKIETIQYICSTYNKGKGCSRHSIKDDSLLEVISTLIAQHLEWKSYLIERIPHYLSQEPFLEIDFTGLVTERKKYELLIQSLYMDLDDGLINELEYQEFQRHYRQKLKQVEETIALKKELAQELYHKLQDREAWLKQLSELRDTDCLNRLTLVSLLDRINIGEDHEITLVFHDIKEMDILQQFSQSETEAV; encoded by the coding sequence ATGACACAAACCTGTATTTATTTACGCCTATCACGAGACGATGGAGATAATATTGAAAGTAACTCCATTGTCAATCAGCGTTCACTTTTACGAGACTATGCCCAAAAGCATGACCTTATCATCTTAGAAGAATTTGTAGATGATGGTATTAGTGGCCTAACCTTTAATCGTCCGGATTTCAACCGTATGATGACGATGGTTAATGAGAAAAGGATAGATACTATTATCGTCAAAGACCTGTCTCGGTTTGGGCGAGACTATATTGAGACTGGGAAGTATATTCAAAGGATTTTCCCTTCTATTGGTGTTAGGTTTATCTCGGTCAATGATCATTATGATAGTTTGACTGCTGATACCAATGAAACACATCTTGTCCTGCCGATTAAAAGCCTTATCAATGATAGCTACTGTCGGGATATTTCTATGAAAGTCCGTAGCACACAGAAGGCTAAGCGTCAGAACGGAGAATTTATAGGAGCTTTTGCCCCTTACGGTTATCGTAAAGACGATAACGTGAGGAACCACCTAGTAGTGGATGAGAGTGCTCGTTCAATCATTGAAAAAATCTTTACACTCAAGTTAGAAGGATATTCTTCCAATAGGATTGCCACTTATCTCAATAAAGCTGGCATTGCAACCCCACTCCAATATAAGAAATCTTGTCACGAAAATTTCAAGGGATTTTATGGTAATTCTAATCAGTGGAATGCCAAAATGGTTAATCGTATTCTGGTCAATAGAGTTTATACAGGGACTTTAGAACAGGGAAAACATACGAAACTGAATTACAAATCGAAACAGTCTCTAAAGGTTAGTCCAGATGACTGGGTGCGGGTAGAGAACACACACGAAGGTATTGTATCTGAAAGCACCTTTGAGATTGCCAATAGCTTATTACTTAGAGATGTCAAAAATGGAAAAGGGCAGCCTTCTTTATTTACAGGATTACTCTTTTGTAAAGACTGTCAATCTCAGATGATACAGCGAAAAGTCCGTTACAAGAAAATAGAGACCATTCAGTACATCTGTAGTACATACAACAAGGGAAAAGGTTGTAGTCGTCATTCTATTAAGGACGACAGCCTACTGGAAGTCATTTCAACCTTGATAGCTCAACACCTGGAGTGGAAGTCCTATCTGATTGAACGTATCCCTCATTATCTTTCACAAGAACCTTTTCTTGAAATTGACTTTACAGGACTTGTGACCGAACGAAAGAAGTATGAGCTATTAATCCAATCCCTGTATATGGACCTAGATGATGGTCTTATCAATGAGTTGGAGTATCAGGAATTTCAGAGACATTATCGCCAAAAGCTGAAGCAGGTTGAAGAAACCATTGCTCTTAAAAAAGAATTAGCTCAGGAACTCTATCATAAACTCCAAGATAGGGAAGCTTGGTTGAAGCAATTAAGTGAGTTGAGAGACACAGACTGCTTAAACCGCTTGACATTGGTTTCCCTCTTAGATCGGATTAATATTGGAGAAGACCACGAGATTACGCTGGTCTTTCATGATATAAAAGAGATGGATATTCTCCAACAGTTTTCTCAATCGGAAACGGAGGCGGTTTGA
- a CDS encoding ABC transporter ATP-binding protein yields MSNMDKITSKQLLSTVFTIPNTLKLIFRLEKKYATYLIVINVLIALFPLGIFYVYQELINAILLQSNKVLQTLVIYFIVQSVSSIFVQINAFFLEKFNLNLSYSLSKKLITKTSSLELADFENADTYNLVENLTQDSTYKPYQLFNAIISFFSSIISLLVCLFYISTWKTSIALFLLCIPLISLVTFLKIGQLEFLIQWNRVGAERKVWYYIYLLTHDFSFKEIKLNNISDYLINKFSLIKEEFISQDSEISKKKNIFNAILDILLNFINCLVIIMLISAVRAGEILLGNLISLIQALTRINTYSQSMIQSVYIIYNTSLFMEQLFNFFESEQYDQSNIYINNTDISLKEVSEINLVDVSYCYPNSSINALSEISLSFKCGELVAIVGKNGSGKSTLVKLLCGLYKPSQGEIVFNGISNKNLDLAFYQKHVSVLFQDFVKYELTLRENIALSNLEILNDTQAIKLALKKFSFEVDRDIDMQLGTWFQDGRQLSGGQWQKLALVRTFLKNASVYILDEPSSALDPVSEKEIFDKFIELSRDHVSIFISHNLKSAKKADKIIVMKDGKVDGVGNHETLLRTNEHYKKMYYSEQYEEL; encoded by the coding sequence ATAAGTAATATGGATAAAATTACCTCCAAACAATTATTGTCTACAGTATTCACGATTCCAAATACATTAAAGTTAATTTTTCGACTAGAAAAGAAATATGCCACATATTTAATTGTTATCAATGTATTAATAGCTCTATTTCCATTAGGCATATTTTACGTTTATCAAGAGTTAATAAATGCAATTTTGTTGCAGTCTAATAAAGTTTTACAAACATTAGTCATATATTTTATAGTGCAAAGTGTTAGTTCTATTTTTGTACAAATTAATGCATTTTTCCTAGAGAAGTTCAATTTAAATTTATCTTATAGCTTAAGTAAAAAATTGATTACAAAAACATCTTCACTAGAATTGGCTGATTTTGAAAATGCTGACACATATAACCTAGTTGAGAATCTAACACAGGATAGTACATATAAACCATATCAATTATTCAATGCTATCATAAGTTTCTTTTCCTCTATTATTTCTTTACTAGTTTGTTTATTTTATATAAGTACATGGAAAACTAGTATTGCACTTTTTTTGTTGTGCATACCTCTTATTTCTTTAGTCACTTTTTTAAAAATTGGACAACTAGAATTTTTAATCCAATGGAATCGTGTTGGTGCTGAGAGAAAAGTCTGGTATTATATCTACTTATTAACACATGACTTTTCATTTAAGGAAATTAAATTAAATAACATCAGTGACTATTTAATTAATAAGTTTAGTTTAATAAAAGAAGAATTTATTTCTCAAGATTCGGAAATTTCAAAGAAAAAGAATATTTTTAATGCTATTTTAGACATTTTGCTGAATTTTATAAATTGTTTAGTTATCATAATGTTAATTTCTGCTGTTAGAGCAGGGGAGATTTTATTAGGAAATCTAATAAGTCTTATTCAGGCTCTTACAAGAATCAATACGTACTCTCAATCTATGATACAGAGCGTATATATAATATATAATACTAGCTTATTCATGGAGCAATTATTTAACTTTTTTGAGTCAGAGCAATATGATCAATCAAATATATATATAAATAACACAGATATTTCACTAAAGGAAGTATCAGAAATCAATTTAGTGGATGTTAGTTATTGTTATCCCAATAGTTCTATTAATGCATTATCAGAAATCAGCCTAAGTTTTAAATGTGGTGAACTTGTCGCTATTGTGGGGAAAAATGGTTCGGGTAAAAGTACATTAGTAAAATTATTATGTGGGCTTTATAAGCCAAGTCAAGGTGAGATAGTATTTAATGGTATCTCGAATAAAAATTTAGATTTAGCCTTTTATCAAAAGCATGTATCAGTTCTTTTTCAAGACTTTGTTAAATATGAATTAACTTTGAGAGAAAATATAGCATTAAGTAATTTAGAAATTTTAAACGATACACAAGCTATTAAGTTAGCTTTAAAGAAATTTTCTTTTGAAGTGGATCGGGATATTGATATGCAATTGGGGACTTGGTTTCAAGATGGGCGCCAATTGTCTGGTGGTCAATGGCAAAAATTAGCCTTAGTAAGGACTTTCTTAAAAAATGCTTCTGTTTATATTTTAGATGAACCAAGTTCAGCACTAGACCCAGTATCTGAAAAAGAAATATTCGATAAATTCATAGAGCTTTCTCGTGACCATGTATCTATTTTTATTTCACACAATTTAAAGTCAGCTAAAAAAGCAGATAAGATTATTGTAATGAAAGATGGAAAAGTTGATGGAGTGGGTAATCATGAAACTTTATTAAGGACAAATGAGCACTATAAAAAAATGTACTATTCAGAACAATATGAGGAATTATGA
- a CDS encoding recombinase, which translates to MARTKNRYRTEETKTTQVTIYRTGIYIRLSKERTETWRNKSQSLETQESLARTFAKDKGLMVVKAYTDYEYSGTKFNRPAFQEMMEDIKKGHINCILIRDLSRLGRDYIEMGRLIDKVFPFLGVRFISINDNLDTLNGLEEKKSFEVEIKNLVNDLYSKDISKKVTASHIYHASRGYYIGSFAPYGYQLDKQEHGVKLMIDPLVKPILRIAFDILVQGKSISKVTAYLNKARVAVPTVYRRTGQLYRSEDDRTEWRNSTILRLIQSPVYQGHLVQRKSNKTLTETDYIRFEYAHEAYITREEYDKIVTYLHSRRSIKKRLQPKRPNRYKGLIYAQGNSKQMYRYCRHFSNQKSDYDYYYFTDHVYDPQISEKQTVYISEIALDRIISELLQAEIERLGIAEQLLSKLKTKKDDCIKVYYRQVRQHQQAILRLLEEISDLYASYSLVRTEKATYLTQKSEKEAQIETLSQEIRHCEVAIGQLEEEHQKQISWVKSLTQCQGTETLTSELLQAIIERIEVDVNKQVTITFRCQLGGAVNV; encoded by the coding sequence ATGGCTCGCACGAAGAATCGCTATCGTACAGAAGAAACAAAGACTACTCAGGTTACAATCTATCGAACTGGTATTTACATTAGATTATCTAAGGAAAGAACAGAAACTTGGAGAAATAAATCACAGTCATTAGAGACACAAGAAAGCTTAGCGAGAACATTCGCCAAAGATAAGGGCTTAATGGTTGTCAAGGCATATACTGATTATGAGTATTCAGGCACGAAGTTTAACCGCCCTGCCTTTCAAGAAATGATGGAGGACATTAAAAAAGGTCATATCAATTGTATTCTGATTCGTGACTTATCACGCCTGGGTAGAGATTATATCGAAATGGGTCGTCTTATTGATAAAGTTTTCCCCTTCTTGGGTGTTCGTTTCATCTCTATCAATGATAACCTTGATACCCTTAACGGACTTGAAGAAAAGAAGTCGTTTGAGGTAGAAATTAAGAATTTGGTTAACGACCTTTATTCTAAAGATATTTCAAAGAAAGTGACTGCGAGTCATATTTATCATGCTAGCCGTGGCTACTATATTGGAAGTTTTGCTCCGTATGGGTATCAGTTGGACAAACAAGAGCATGGTGTCAAACTGATGATAGACCCTCTTGTAAAGCCGATTTTAAGAATAGCTTTCGACATTTTAGTTCAGGGAAAATCCATTAGTAAAGTAACGGCATATCTCAATAAAGCTAGAGTTGCAGTTCCAACCGTATATAGGCGAACTGGACAACTATATCGTAGTGAAGATGATCGAACAGAGTGGAGAAATTCGACTATCCTTCGTTTAATCCAAAGTCCTGTTTATCAGGGACATCTTGTGCAGCGTAAATCCAATAAAACTCTTACGGAGACGGATTATATTCGATTTGAATACGCTCATGAAGCTTATATCACTCGAGAAGAATATGATAAAATCGTTACCTATCTTCACAGCAGACGGAGTATTAAAAAAAGGCTACAGCCGAAGAGGCCTAATCGATACAAGGGATTGATTTACGCTCAAGGAAATTCTAAGCAAATGTATCGCTATTGTCGTCACTTTTCAAATCAGAAATCTGACTATGATTATTATTACTTCACGGACCATGTCTATGACCCTCAAATATCTGAAAAACAGACAGTTTATATTAGTGAGATAGCTTTAGATAGAATAATCTCAGAGTTGCTTCAAGCAGAAATCGAACGTTTAGGAATAGCTGAGCAGCTACTGTCTAAGTTGAAAACAAAAAAAGATGATTGTATTAAGGTTTATTATAGGCAAGTAAGGCAACACCAACAAGCTATCTTGCGATTACTAGAAGAAATAAGTGACTTATATGCTTCATATAGTTTGGTACGGACTGAAAAAGCAACCTATCTCACTCAAAAATCTGAAAAGGAAGCTCAAATTGAGACACTTTCGCAGGAAATAAGACATTGTGAGGTGGCTATTGGGCAACTGGAAGAAGAACATCAGAAGCAGATAAGTTGGGTAAAATCGCTAACTCAATGCCAAGGAACAGAGACTCTAACCTCGGAACTATTACAGGCAATTATCGAACGCATCGAAGTTGACGTAAATAAACAAGTAACGATTACTTTTCGCTGTCAGCTGGGAGGTGCAGTCAATGTCTAA
- a CDS encoding recombinase, producing MSKVALYLRLSVDEAGTDESISIVNQRYLLHHYLDNSSDFQNFQREEFVDDGFSGTTVNRPAFQRLMTKVKSGEIRHVIVKDLSRFMRDYLELGNYLENIFPFLGVRFIALNDQYDSLTSENNGVEIDVPFKNLLNEFYAKDVSEKIKSAMNSMKRSGKNMSWLPPFGYLKDPEDRFKIIIDETVAPIVRRIFALYLDGNSYQTIARLLNEEQVITPAERKMQISQARYAKSLRLTTEQKRNVWSSTTVGQILKNEAYKGTYLFNTRTYVRGKHVFRPKSEWERIENNHEAIISSELFEQVVQLKGSKATKRKQHQIPKTSSVLTGLIRCEHCDHSLIGHYNHQGYQYFSCRYCKGQGEKMKSCRVDRIEQAIKGKLGDEAVKPHQKVSKTLVLREIERLKTEKLACFQDYKDSLLTREDYIAKKKEVDKSVQALEEQMKEANCVQLPTDKKLSKEIVVAHVDKVVVDCLGFFTVIYK from the coding sequence ATGTCTAAAGTAGCTTTATATCTTAGATTATCTGTCGATGAGGCTGGAACGGATGAGAGTATTTCCATTGTCAATCAAAGATACTTGCTTCATCATTATCTAGATAATTCATCTGACTTTCAAAACTTTCAGCGAGAAGAATTTGTGGATGACGGTTTCTCAGGGACAACCGTCAATCGTCCTGCTTTTCAACGATTGATGACAAAGGTAAAATCTGGCGAGATTCGTCATGTTATTGTTAAAGACCTCTCACGATTTATGCGTGATTATCTGGAGTTAGGAAACTACCTGGAAAATATATTCCCCTTTCTAGGAGTGAGGTTCATTGCTCTAAATGACCAATATGATAGCCTGACATCAGAGAATAATGGTGTTGAGATTGACGTTCCCTTTAAGAATTTGCTTAATGAATTTTATGCTAAGGATGTTTCTGAAAAGATCAAGAGTGCGATGAACAGCATGAAACGCTCGGGCAAAAACATGAGCTGGTTGCCGCCGTTTGGTTATCTCAAGGATCCAGAGGACCGTTTCAAGATTATTATTGACGAGACAGTTGCACCAATTGTTCGACGGATTTTCGCCTTGTACCTTGATGGTAATAGTTACCAAACAATTGCTCGACTCCTGAATGAAGAACAAGTCATTACTCCAGCAGAACGAAAGATGCAAATCAGTCAGGCACGTTACGCAAAGTCACTCCGTTTAACAACTGAGCAAAAACGAAATGTTTGGAGTAGCACTACCGTTGGTCAAATTTTAAAGAATGAAGCCTATAAGGGAACTTATCTTTTTAATACTCGGACGTATGTAAGGGGGAAGCATGTTTTCAGACCAAAATCAGAGTGGGAGCGGATTGAGAACAATCACGAAGCGATTATTTCATCAGAACTATTTGAACAAGTTGTCCAATTAAAAGGATCAAAAGCCACTAAAAGAAAACAGCATCAGATACCTAAAACATCATCTGTATTGACAGGTCTGATTCGTTGTGAGCATTGTGATCATTCTTTGATTGGACATTACAACCATCAAGGTTACCAATATTTTTCCTGTCGTTATTGTAAGGGGCAGGGAGAAAAAATGAAGTCTTGTCGAGTGGATAGGATTGAACAAGCAATCAAAGGGAAACTAGGAGATGAAGCAGTAAAACCTCATCAAAAGGTATCTAAGACCCTTGTTCTTCGTGAAATTGAACGTTTGAAGACAGAAAAACTTGCCTGCTTTCAGGACTACAAGGATAGCCTGTTGACCAGAGAAGATTATATTGCCAAGAAAAAGGAAGTGGATAAATCTGTTCAGGCTTTGGAAGAACAGATGAAAGAAGCGAACTGTGTTCAGTTACCAACTGACAAGAAGTTAAGCAAAGAAATTGTAGTTGCACACGTTGACAAAGTTGTGGTTGATTGTCTTGGCTTTTTTACAGTTATCTATAAATAG